A window of Syntrophaceae bacterium genomic DNA:
AGCAGGACGGCGTCGTGTTTGTCGAAGATGTCCTTTACGATGTTGTAGCCCGGCCACTGGTCCGAGCAGACGGGGGTCCAGGCGGCGGGGACGAACGAGAGGACGACGTTCTTTTTCCCCCGGTACCGGCCCAGGGAGACCTTTTCACCCGCCGTCGAGGGCAGGGTGAAGTCGGGCGCCGCATCGCCGACCTTGACCTTCAGGACGCTGTCGACGGGCTTGAGATCGCTGGGGACATAGATGTTGTCCTTGAAGGCCTCCGAGTGGGTCTGTGCCCAGGCGGGGGAGCCCAGGGCCGCCGTCATCATCAGGGCGACGAACAGGGCGATCTTTTTCATGGCAGCCTCCTCACAGCCCGGCGGATTTCTTCAGTGTCGCCAGGAACTCGGGAACCTCCCCGAAGCTGCCCAGCCTGGTGTAGGTCACGTCCTGGGTCCCGTCGGGGTTGAGCCTCACGGCGATGAAGAAGGGGGTGCGGACCTCGCCGCACTTCTTGTGGATTTCATAGTCGGGGTCCGGGAAGATGGGGAAGGGCACACTGTATCGCTTCCGGAAGACCTCCACCTCGTATGCGGAATTGCCGGCGCCGATCCCGATGATCTTGATTTTCCCCCTGGCAGCGGGGTCCTTTTCGATCGCCTCGAACAGCTGGTTGACGATGGGCGCCTCCTTCTGGCAGAAGGGGCAGTACATGCTCAGGATCTCGATGAGGACGAGGTTCGCCTTGATGTCGGCGATCTTGAAAGTCTTGCCCCAGCCCGAGAGGCCGAGATGGTCCCGGTCGGCCCGCTCGTTCGGAACCGGGAGGGTAAGGTCGAACAGCCTGTCGCCGGGCTTGGGCTGCCCGGCTCCGAGCACGGGGACGGCCGCTGCCATGCAAGCCAGCAGCAGAACGGAAACCAGGATCGTCTTCTTCATCTCGTTCCTCCGCACGATGGATCGTCCGAATTTTGAATCCGCCGGGCTCTCTTGAAAACCCCTCCGTTTCCTTGCATGAAGAAAAGCATAACAGAAAAGGGTGCGAAGGTCAAAAAACGATGCCCTTCCGCACCGCATCGGGAGTGCCGAGTCTGCGGAAAAAAAGGGGGGGAGGCGGGGGCCGGTTCCATGTCCATTGTGACACAAGACAGTCCGACGGCAGACAACCCGGGAGTGAAACGACGGAAAGCGCCAGCGCTGTTTTTCCGCAAGGCCCGAATGAAATGAATTGTCTTGACTTTTGTGCGGAAATGACGTACCGACGTAACCGGTCTACCTCTTTATTCTTGGTCTCTCTTTTTAGCGGCCGGCAGCCAATTCTATTATGCCGACTCGTTTTTGCGTGCCCATTTTCCTGCTGGCCGTTACCCGGTTCTTGGAATTCGAATGCTGAAGGAGACCCGGCAGAGCCGAAAGGCGTTGCGAGGCCTTTGCAGAACTGCATGGAATCAACTCCCCTAGCCGGGGGAGAGAAACTTCCTGATCTCGGTTCGGTTTTGAAAGGGGGTTCTATGGGGAAAGACGATTACACCAAAACGGTAGGCCGGCATTACAACCGGCTGTTGGAACAGTGCAAGGTCCACATGGACCGCTTCGACAGGGAGTACCCCGCCCCGCGGGAGGACTTCCAGGCCCTGCTGAAGGAGCGGGGCATCACGAGGCGGGACTTCCTCAAGTGGACGTCCTGCATGACGGCGGCCCTCATGCTGCCCCCCGTCTTCGAGCCCATGGTCGCCCGGGCCGCGGAGAACTTCAGCCGCCTGCCCGTCGTGTGGCTCCACTTCGCCGAGTGCACGGGCTGCACCGAGTCCCTGCTGCGCTCGTCCTACCCGAACGTCGATGACATCCTGCTGGAGACCATTTCACTCGAGTACCACGAGACGATCATGGCCGCCGCGGGCGACCAGGCCGAGAAGTGCCTCGAGGATGCCATGCACCACTTCCCCGGCAAGTACGTCTGCGTCATCGAGGGCGCAATCCCGATGGGCCTCAACGGCCAGTACATGCGCCTCGGCCCCAAAGCGGAGACGGGCCTCGAGATCGGCAAGAGGGTGACCGCCAAGGCCGCGGCGACGATCTGCGTCGGCTCCTGCGCCATCTGGGGCGGCATCCCCGCGGCCCGGCCCAACCCCACTGACGCGGCGGGCGTGCGAAAGGCCCTGGGCGTCTCCACGGTCAACATCGCGGGCTGTCCCCCCAACACGGTCAACTTCACGGGGACGCTCTTGTATTTCCTCATGTTCGGCGGCATGCCGCCCCTCGACGGGCAGGGCCGTCCGGTCTGGGCCTACGGCAAGCGCGTCCACGACTTCTGCGAGCGGCGTGGGCACTACGACGCGGGCGAGTTCGTGGAGCAGTGGGGCGACGAGGGCGCACGGCGGGGCTGGTGCCTCTACAAGGTCGGCTGCAAGGGCCCCTACGCCTTCGCCAACTGCTCCCACCTGCGATTCAATGACGGCATTTCCTGGCCCATCATGGCGGGGCACGGCTGCATCGGCTGCACGGAGATCGGGTTCTGGGACACCATGGCGCCCCTGGAGAAGCCGATCCACGAGGCCACGATCGGCGGCGGGGAGCGAACCGTCGACGACATCGGCATCATGCTGACGGTTGCGACGGCGGCCGGCGTCACGGCGCACGGCATCTTCAGTGCGCTTCGTCACGGCGGATCCGACAAGCAGGACGAAACCCCGCACAAGGAAGGGAAGGAGTGAGGAGGTGAGCCATGGCGAAGCGAATGATCGTTGATCCCATCACGAGAATCGAGGGACATCTCAGAATAGAGGTCGAGCTGGACGACAAGAACACCATCCGGGACGCCTGGAGCAGCATCACGCTGTGGCGGGGCATCGAGACGATCCTCAAGGGGCGCGACCCGCGGGACGCGGGGCTCATCGTGCAGCGCTTCTGCGGGGTCTGCACGTACGTGCACTACGAGGCGAGCATCATGGCCTGCGAGGACGCCTTCGGCATCAAGCCGCCGCCCAACGCGCGGATCATCCGGAACCTGATGCAGGGGGCCTGGTACCTCGGGGACCACATCATGCATTTCTACCACCTGCACGGGCTGGACTGGGTCGACGTGGTGAGCGCGCTGAAGGCCGACCCGAGAAAGGCCGTGGAGATCGCGATGAGCGTGTCTCCGAACCCGTACAACAGTTCCCAGACACACTACAAGGCCGTCCAGGAGCGGCTGGGCAGGTTCGTCAAGTCGGGCCGCCTGGGGCCCTTCGCCAATGCCTACTGGGGAAACCCCTCCTACAAGCTCCCCCCCGAGGCGAACCTGGTGATCCTCTCCCACTACCTCGATGCGCTGGAAGTGTCCAAGGTGGCGGCCCAGGCACAGGCCATCTTCGGCGGCAAGAACCCGCACCCGCAGTCGCTGGTCGTGGGCGGCGTGACCTGCGTCCTGGATGCGATGAACCCGAGCCGCCTCGGAGACTACCTCTTCCGCGTCAAGGCGGTGAACGACTTCGTCGCGCGGGCCTACATCCCCGATGTCATCCTGGCGGCCAGGTACTACAAGGGCGAGGGCATCGCCGGGATCGGCGGCGGCGTGAAGAACTACATGTGCGTCGGCGGCTTTCCTCTTGACGATGCCGGGACGACCTTCCTCTTCCCCAGGGGCATCGTGAAGAACCGCAACCTGGCGAAGCTGCTGCCGATCGACGAGTCGAAGATCACGGAGGAATCCGTGCACGCCTGGTATCAGGACGACAAGCCACAGCACCCCTTCGAAGGAACGACCGTCCCCAAGTACACCGGCCTGGACAAGAACGGCCATCTGAAGGGCGAAGAGAAATACAGCTGGTGCAAGGCGCCCCGCTATGACGGCGAGCCTGTCGAGGTGGGGCCGCTTGCCCGCATGATCGTCGGCTACGCCGCGGGCGACAAGAAGATCAAGCCGCTCGTCGAAGGCACGCTGAAAGCCACGGGGCTTCCGGCGACAGCGCTCTTCTCCACGCTGGGACGGACGGCGGCCCGCGCCATCGAGACGAAACTCGTCGGCGACCAGATCGAGGGCTGGTTCAATGAACTCGTCGCAAATCTCAAGAAGGGCGACATGCGGACCTGGACCCCCTGCGAAGTGCCCAGGGAAGGCCAGGGCCGCGGCATGACGGAGCCGCCGCGTGGCGCGCTCAGCCACTGGATCCGGATCAAGGACCACAGGATCGCCAACTACCAGGCCGTGGTTCCCTCCACGTGGAACTGCTCGCCGAGGGACAAGAGCGGCAAGCGGGGCCCCTACGAGGAATCCCTAATCGGGACGAAGCTCGCGAAGGCGGATCAGCCGCTGGAGATCCTCCGGACGATCCACTCCTTCGACCCCTGCATGGCCTGCGCGGTCCACATCATCAAACCCAACGGCGAGATCCGCAAATTCAGGGTGGCCTGAAAGGAGGGTGCCATGGAAGCGATCGTTCCCCAGAAGCACTGGACCGCGGCCATCCGGATCAACCACTGGGCCATGGCGGTGGCCATCTTCGTGCTCATCGGCACGGGGTTCCTCATCGCCTACCCCATCACCGTGCAGGTCGGCGAGACGTGGCAGAAGTTCTCCGTCGGAACCATTCGGTTCGTCCACATCCTCTTCGGCGTGTTCCTGACCCTGCTGTTCGTCTGGCGGGTCTACCTCGCGTTCTTCTCCACCTTCAGGGCGGATTGGAGGGACCTGCTGGCCTTCACGAACATCCCCGACACGGTCCGGCAGATCAAGTTCTACCTGCTCATCGACAAGAAGGGCCCCCCGCACAGGGGCCTCTACGGCCCCATGCAGTCGATGGCCTACCTGGGCCTCTTCGGCATGGTCTTCCTCATCGTGGTCACGGGGCTCATCCTCATGGGGGCGGGCTACGGCACGGGGCTCACGAGCTGGGTCTACGCGATCCTGAAGCCCGTCGAGGGCCTCCTGGGGGGACTGGCCGCGGTGCGCTACATCCACCACGTGCTCACCTGGGGCTTCGTCCTCTTCATCGTGGTGCACGTCTACATGGCCTTCTGGTATGACGCCGTCCTGAAGGAGGGGACCCTCTCCTCCATGGTGAGCGGCTACATGTATCCGAAGGGCGATCACTGATTCGCCGCTGGCGATTCGGCTGAAGAACAGGCAAACAAAGGGGGGAGAGCCGATCTCCCCCCTTCTTGACTGCGGGCGTGCTTTCGTCGGGCAACATGCCTGACACGTGAAAGGAAGAAGTTGGGAAGGCAGGAAGGGATCAGGTTGTGATTTGTTGAGGATGGCGGACAAGCGACGCATCACCATCTTGGGTCTCGGCAACATCCTCATGAAGGACGAGGGCTTCGGCGTCCACTTCGTCAGGTGGCTCGGCGGCCGCTGGGCCTTCCCCGAATCGGTCGAGCTCATCGAGGGCGGGGTCATGGCGTACGCCCTGCTGGGCCCCGTCTGCGGCTGCGAGCATCTCATCGTCGTCGACGTCCTCAAGACGGACGACGAGCCCGGCGCGGTGTACCGGTTCACCCTGGCGGAAATCGAGCCGAAGCTGCCGCCGCCCACCTCGGCCCACGAGGTGCAGTTCCTCGACGTGCTGTGCAAGGCCGAGATGCTCGACGAGGCCCCCGAGGTGGTCTTCCTCTGCGTCGTGCCGGTGAACATCCGGGACATGGACATGGAGATGACGCCGCTGATGCGCGAGAAATTCCCGATCGTGGAGGAGCTCCTGATGCAGGAGCTGGCCCGCCACGGCATCCGGCCGGAGAGAAACCATGCATGAGCTTTCGCTTGTCGAGTCCATCCTGCAGATCGTCGACGAATACGCGGCCAGGGAGGGGTTCTCCCGCGTGACGGCCCTGCGTCTCTCCTGCGGGAGGCTCTCCTGCGTCGTCCCCCAGGCGCTGCGCTTCGCCTTCGACATCCAGTCGAAGGGAACACGCGCCGAGGGCGCGGCGCTCGACCTCCAGGTCCTGCCCGCCGCGGTCCACTGCCTGGCCTGCGCGAAGGATGTCGAGGTCGACCGCTTCGAGGCCCAGTGCCCCGAGTGCAATGGGGTTGACGTGTTCCTGGTGAGGGGGACGGAGGAGCTGAAGCTCATAGAACTAGACGTAGAGTAATAACGTTGACCAGGCGCAGCGGGCGATAATAGAAGGTAAGAAGGTGAGAGGGTAAGAAGGTTGGATAAGCCGGCAGCCGGATTCCATCTCGACGCGTTTCCAACCTTCTCACCCTCTTACCCTCTGCCTTGCGGGGGCATCTGGGCATTTTTGACAAACCCGGAAATGTGATAAGGTATCCGCCCTGAGATTGGGAGAACAAGGCAACAGACCATGTGCATCGCTTTCCCCGGCAAGATCCTGAGCATCGACCCGGACAACTTCGCCGTCATCGAGATCAGCGGGACGCGGCGCGAGGTCTCCCTCGACATCGTCGACGAGCCCGTCACCGTGGGGGACTATGTCATCTGCCACGCCGGATACGCCATTCAGCGCATCGACGAGGAGGCGGCCCTGGAGAAACTCTCCTTCCTGCAAGAGCTCATCGACAATGAAATATATTGATGAATACCGCAGCCCCGATCTCGTCCGGGGCCTGCTCGACGCCGTGGCGATCCTCGCGGCGGGCATCGGGCGCGACGTCTCCCTCATGGAGATCTGCGGCACCCACACGCACGCCGTCGGGCGGTACGGGTTGCGAAGGCTCCTGCCCGGGACCCTTCGTCTCGTCTCGGGGCCGGGATGCCCCGTTTGCGTGACCTCCATCGGGGACGTGGACCGGGCCCTGCACCTTGCGGGCCTGCCGGGCGTGACGTTTGCGACCTTCGGCGACATGCTCCGCGTCCCGGGGACGGGCGGCGAGAACCTCGCGAGGCTGCGCGCTGCGGGGAAGGACGTCCGGGTCATCGCGTCGCCCGCCGACGCGGTCCGTTTTGCCGAGGAGAACCCTGCGAGGCAGGTCGTCCTGCTGGGGATCGGCTTCGAAACGACGGCGCCCACCGTGGCCGCGGCCGTTCTGCGCGCCCGGGAAAGGGGCGTGGGGAATCTTTCCGTCTTCTCGGCGCACAAGACGGTGCCGCAGGCCATCCGGGCGCTCATCGCGGACCGGTCGCTGAACATCGACGGCTTTCTGTGCCCCGGCCACGTGAGCGTCATCACAGGCGTCGAGGCCTACCGGATGATCCCTCAGGCGGGCCGGGCGGCCGCCATCACCGGTTTCGAGCCCGCCGACATCGCCGAGGGGGTCCTGCTGCTCCTGCGCCAGATCGCCGACGGCCGCTTCGAGGTGGCCATCCAGTATGCCCGCGGCGTGAAGGCGCAGGGCAATGCGCGGGCCCGGGAGGTCATGGCGGAGGTCTTCGAGCCGGGTGACGCCGAGTGGAGAGGGCTCGGCGTGATTCCCGGAAGCGGCCTTCGCATCCGGCGCGAGTTCGAGGCGTTCGACGCCCTGCGGCGGTTCACGCTG
This region includes:
- a CDS encoding hydrogenase small subunit encodes the protein MDRFDREYPAPREDFQALLKERGITRRDFLKWTSCMTAALMLPPVFEPMVARAAENFSRLPVVWLHFAECTGCTESLLRSSYPNVDDILLETISLEYHETIMAAAGDQAEKCLEDAMHHFPGKYVCVIEGAIPMGLNGQYMRLGPKAETGLEIGKRVTAKAAATICVGSCAIWGGIPAARPNPTDAAGVRKALGVSTVNIAGCPPNTVNFTGTLLYFLMFGGMPPLDGQGRPVWAYGKRVHDFCERRGHYDAGEFVEQWGDEGARRGWCLYKVGCKGPYAFANCSHLRFNDGISWPIMAGHGCIGCTEIGFWDTMAPLEKPIHEATIGGGERTVDDIGIMLTVATAAGVTAHGIFSALRHGGSDKQDETPHKEGKE
- a CDS encoding nickel-dependent hydrogenase large subunit — encoded protein: MAKRMIVDPITRIEGHLRIEVELDDKNTIRDAWSSITLWRGIETILKGRDPRDAGLIVQRFCGVCTYVHYEASIMACEDAFGIKPPPNARIIRNLMQGAWYLGDHIMHFYHLHGLDWVDVVSALKADPRKAVEIAMSVSPNPYNSSQTHYKAVQERLGRFVKSGRLGPFANAYWGNPSYKLPPEANLVILSHYLDALEVSKVAAQAQAIFGGKNPHPQSLVVGGVTCVLDAMNPSRLGDYLFRVKAVNDFVARAYIPDVILAARYYKGEGIAGIGGGVKNYMCVGGFPLDDAGTTFLFPRGIVKNRNLAKLLPIDESKITEESVHAWYQDDKPQHPFEGTTVPKYTGLDKNGHLKGEEKYSWCKAPRYDGEPVEVGPLARMIVGYAAGDKKIKPLVEGTLKATGLPATALFSTLGRTAARAIETKLVGDQIEGWFNELVANLKKGDMRTWTPCEVPREGQGRGMTEPPRGALSHWIRIKDHRIANYQAVVPSTWNCSPRDKSGKRGPYEESLIGTKLAKADQPLEILRTIHSFDPCMACAVHIIKPNGEIRKFRVA
- a CDS encoding TlpA family protein disulfide reductase translates to MAAAVPVLGAGQPKPGDRLFDLTLPVPNERADRDHLGLSGWGKTFKIADIKANLVLIEILSMYCPFCQKEAPIVNQLFEAIEKDPAARGKIKIIGIGAGNSAYEVEVFRKRYSVPFPIFPDPDYEIHKKCGEVRTPFFIAVRLNPDGTQDVTYTRLGSFGEVPEFLATLKKSAGL
- a CDS encoding HyaD/HybD family hydrogenase maturation endopeptidase, producing MADKRRITILGLGNILMKDEGFGVHFVRWLGGRWAFPESVELIEGGVMAYALLGPVCGCEHLIVVDVLKTDDEPGAVYRFTLAEIEPKLPPPTSAHEVQFLDVLCKAEMLDEAPEVVFLCVVPVNIRDMDMEMTPLMREKFPIVEELLMQELARHGIRPERNHA
- the cybH gene encoding Ni/Fe-hydrogenase, b-type cytochrome subunit; the protein is MEAIVPQKHWTAAIRINHWAMAVAIFVLIGTGFLIAYPITVQVGETWQKFSVGTIRFVHILFGVFLTLLFVWRVYLAFFSTFRADWRDLLAFTNIPDTVRQIKFYLLIDKKGPPHRGLYGPMQSMAYLGLFGMVFLIVVTGLILMGAGYGTGLTSWVYAILKPVEGLLGGLAAVRYIHHVLTWGFVLFIVVHVYMAFWYDAVLKEGTLSSMVSGYMYPKGDH
- a CDS encoding HypC/HybG/HupF family hydrogenase formation chaperone, encoding MCIAFPGKILSIDPDNFAVIEISGTRREVSLDIVDEPVTVGDYVICHAGYAIQRIDEEAALEKLSFLQELIDNEIY
- the hypD gene encoding hydrogenase formation protein HypD — its product is MKYIDEYRSPDLVRGLLDAVAILAAGIGRDVSLMEICGTHTHAVGRYGLRRLLPGTLRLVSGPGCPVCVTSIGDVDRALHLAGLPGVTFATFGDMLRVPGTGGENLARLRAAGKDVRVIASPADAVRFAEENPARQVVLLGIGFETTAPTVAAAVLRARERGVGNLSVFSAHKTVPQAIRALIADRSLNIDGFLCPGHVSVITGVEAYRMIPQAGRAAAITGFEPADIAEGVLLLLRQIADGRFEVAIQYARGVKAQGNARAREVMAEVFEPGDAEWRGLGVIPGSGLRIRREFEAFDALRRFTLPEIRSAEFRGCRCGDVLRGVMSPDQCGLFGEACTPASPLGPCMVSGEGTCAAYYKYERGL
- a CDS encoding peroxiredoxin; its protein translation is MKKIALFVALMMTAALGSPAWAQTHSEAFKDNIYVPSDLKPVDSVLKVKVGDAAPDFTLPSTAGEKVSLGRYRGKKNVVLSFVPAAWTPVCSDQWPGYNIVKDIFDKHDAVLLGITVDNIPTLYAWTNQMGRLWFPVLSDFYPHGKAAETYGVLRTDGTSERALFVIDKKGVIRYIDVHDINKRPPLESLVKELEKLR
- the hypA gene encoding hydrogenase maturation nickel metallochaperone HypA encodes the protein MHELSLVESILQIVDEYAAREGFSRVTALRLSCGRLSCVVPQALRFAFDIQSKGTRAEGAALDLQVLPAAVHCLACAKDVEVDRFEAQCPECNGVDVFLVRGTEELKLIELDVE